GGTCGGGGGCGCGTGCCGGCATACGATTCGAGCAGGCAGCGAACCGCCTCGCACCAGCCTTCCTTCGAATCCTCGACCACGAAGGTTTCATCGGACACCACCGGCCGCTGGATGAAAATTTTGCCCGCGCCTTTTGTGTCGAAGGCCACGCCCACGCCCAGCATGGACATGTCCATCAGGAAACAGAACGGTTCGGCGAAACTGACTTCGATCTCGTCGGTCGAGACAAACGCGCAGTTGTTCAGCGCCGCGCTGCCGCGTTCCCAGATGTAGTCCGTGCCCATCATCCAAAGCCCGCGGCCCGGCGGCAGGAACTTGAAGGCCCACATCAGGCGGAACATTTCCTGCGCCGAACGCTGGGCCTTGGCGTTGTTCCAGGGGAGTTTCAGGCTGCGGCAATGATTCATCTGGATGGTGTAGCAGCCCTCGACAACCCGCCGCACCGTTTCCCAATATTCCTCGGTGCGATTCGAATCGTCTGAAACGACACGCGCGTACGTTCGCTTGAAGGTGATGTACCCCAGCGGCCCCCATTTGGGCTGCTTGCCGCGAAACGACGCCACGAAATCGTCCGACAGCCTGAACGTCTCACTTACACGAAACATGGTCCTTGCCTCCCAACGCAACTGTTCATTTTCGCGCAATCATATTTTCCCATGAGGGGTCTTTACCCAGGGCAAACCATCCACCAGTTCAACCGTGTAATCCCCGAACACATTCGGATAGCGGTCCCGCAGAATTTCATGCACCAAACCGAACACAAGCCGGATTTCTTCCTCCGCGGCGGGATCGGTCCGGCGTTCAATGACATGTCGCAGCGTCCGAAAATTACTCGACCAGCCGATGGTCGTGGCCACGCCATCCGGTGCGATTCGGCGAAAGGCCGAGGTCAATTTTTTCTTCTTGTCGAATGAGGTTTCCTCCTCGATGCCGTACACCCCGGCCAATTGACGCTGGATGGCTTCCAGCTGTTCCAGCGTTTTGGCAAATAGGGTCATGCCTTCCTCGTTTTCCCGGATTACGGTGGGCACGTAGGCCGACAGGGCGTCCAGCCGGACAAATCGAAGCGACTCCTGCGAAATAGCCACCCCGGCGCGGTGACGGACCAACTCATGCGTGAATACCCGGCTCACATCCGCAAAAATGAAGTTCACGGTCGCATGTTCAAGCACGCTGCCGTGGCCAACCTCCTCGATGTGCCGCAAATACGGCGCATTGCCCTGTCGCACGCGTGTTACGTTGGGATTCAGGCCCGGCTCGAAGGATCGGTAACATAGCCGCCCGAAAATTTCGCACAGCCGCTCCGCGTCGCTTGGGGCATCCGTCTTCCAATCCGAAACGCCCACATGATCGAAATAGGCCTGAAGCCCGCTTTCGACCGCGCGCGTTTCGCCGACCAAGAAGACTTTCGGTTCCACAAACTTCACGCGTCCTATCCTCCAACCGCCGGAACACCAAGTTCCGGACGGCCCCATCGGGGGGCAGATTATAGTATCCTTCCGCCCATTTTTCCATCAAAATTTTCGTGATCGAGGCCTATCTTCGCAACCCTAACGGACACAATAAGTTGCGGTGATTGCGGATTTGGGCACTGTATATTGTGTCGGCTTAGGAAGGCGACTTTTGCGGCTCGTTGTTCGAAAGAACGGCCCGGCCTCCGGTGTTATCTATAACTCGTACACCCTCATGCCCATTATTGCCTTGGATGATGGCATGAGCCACTTGCGGTCCCAATTCGATGGAGGGCTGCCCGGTGGCAAAGGTCGAATTGTTCACTTGAATGCGTCCGGATTCGACGATCACCAAGGGCTTGTCTTTTGCGTCGTCCTTCCAACTGCTGAAATAACAATCGCTGAAAGAGACGAACCCCGTGCCTTTGATCACGGCGTTGTGCAGGGCCGGTCCCCAAAAGGCGCAATTGACGAAGCGCACGTTGCCGTTGCAGGTATCTGAAATGCGCACCTCGACCGGATCGGCGCCGGTAAAGGCGACGAATTGGCCTCCGGTGATGAGCAGTCCCATCGGCTGAATGGCATCCACCTGCACCGCGGTTTCGCAGGCGTCGGCGCCATTGCCCGTGAACTGGCCGTTGCACGCGCCGGCCTCCGTCTTGATGAAGCGCCAACCGATTTTCGCCGGGAACACGAAATTGTTCATTGCATATTCCCAATCGGTGCGGCCGAACACGAAGGCTTCGAGATTCGCCACCATGTAATTGAACACGGGATCCCATGCGCCGCCGGTGGCGGATGCGCTCCACCAATGGCAGTGGAACTGCACGTTTTCCACCCGCCCGATATCCGTGCAATTGTCCACCAACAGTCCCCGTCGCAAGACGCAGCCGTATACGCTGCGGATGCGATGTCGGACATTGGGTTCCGGGCCGACCCGGATACCGTTGTAACTGTTGATCAGCGTGACGTTTTCGACCGTGTTGTCGAATCCGGCGAGGTGGAACGTCCACGGATAGGGCCGGATATCCGTGGGCTGTTGCTCCGGATACCAGATGGTAACGCCCATGACGGCGCACGAATGGCCCATTTCGAACAAGGCCGGCGCGGATTCGTCGTCGCGTCCGCCCGTTGCGAGCAGCACGCTGCCCGTCAAGGGTTCGATGGCCATCGGCGATTCCCCGGCGCCTTTCACGGTTATGCCCGGCTTTAACTGGAGACTGCCCGCCAGTTTGAAGCGGCCGGCCGGAACCCGGACGACTCCACCCTTTTCGGCGGCTTTGTCAATGGCCTTCTGAAAGGCCGCCGTATCGTCCGTTTCCCCATCGCCCGCCGCGCCGAAATCCACGACCGGCCACTCCGAAGTCTTTTTACCGTCCGCCGCGCATGCCTGGCCCGCGCAGAGAATCCCGCCCATCAATACCATAGCCACTATCCAGCCATTCATCCTGTATTCCTCCTCTTGCGTGATGTCCCGTTTATCTGTCGCTTCAATTTCGGCGATCTTACCAGCCGTCGTGCCTGCCGGCCGCGATTGCGCGAACGTGTTGGGAGACGATACTGTACGGCGGCAAGACCTTGTTGCCCTTTTTGACCTTGTGCGGCGTGTAATTCAGCCAGAGGACCTCGTCGCGCCCGCAGAGCGCCGCATACACCTGATCCTCGCGGCCGTCGGCGGCGATTACGGCGCGCGTGGCCGCGCCGAGTTCCCGCGCGCGGACCAGTGCGCCGGATACGGCCGCGCGATAACCGGCCTGTGTGCCCTTGCCGTCGAAAACCACCACACGGCCCTTGCCCGGTTCGGCTTGTGATCCGAACAAGGCCTCGTGGAATTGATCATCGCCCTCGACGGTGCGCAAGCGGCCCATGCCCGACGGATAGAGCAGCAGCCCGCCGTTCTTCACCCATTCGGCGACAGTCGCCCACACGGCCGCTTCGCTCACGTTGCCGTTCACCAGCACGAGCGCGCGAATGGACTTCAGTCCGCCGTCGAGGATTTGCCCGTCGCTCATGAAGTCGAAATCGAAGCAGTCGCGGAGGGGTTGCACTTTCCCAAGAAATTCGTTTCCATTCAGCCGGATAAAGGTTTCGGGATAATACACCGCGACTTCGATATTTGGATCGCGTTGTTTGAAAAAACGGCCCCATCGCACGAAATTTTCCCGCGCGGCGTCCGAACCGAAAAGGTTGGGATAGTAGTAGTGCAATCCGAGCGCGCCGGAAGTCGTCGCGCCGTAGATACGGGCGATTACGCCTTGGGCGTTGACCTCACCGGCCGGCTCGAAACTGTAATACGCGCCGTACTGGCGGCCCGCCGACGCGACCCACCGCGTCAGCGAGAAATTCGCGCGGTAGTCGCTGCCCTCGTTCGTGATGCGCACGCCGCCGCCGATTTCGGCCGCCGCCTTGCATTGATCGCCGAAGTCCGCGCCGTGTTCCGGCGGCGCGTGGCCGCCCGTGCACAGATAAATGCCGCCTTTCGGAAAATGTTTGCGCGTTTCTTGCATCCAAAACCGCGACCAATCCGTCATCGCGCCGATGTACCATTGGCAGAAATCGAGCCACGCCCGGTCGTTTGGGGCGTCCTTCCGCAGGAAGGGCCTGACTGCGGCGAAATCCGCGATCTGCGCATTCCATGCCTTGTTCAACGCGGCAATATCGGCATAGTGTTTCGTCAGCCATTGCTGGAAATCCTTGACCGCATAGGGATCCCCCGCCCAGTATCCCGAATGTGTATGGTAGGGGCCGTGAATGTCTGCGGTCCAGTCGTTGCCCGTCGCGACGTAGATGGCCTCGCCGTAGTTGCCCGTGACCCCCAGCAGAATGCTTTCGATGACGCCCGTGTCGCGATAGTGTTCGCAGAAGGCTTGGATGAACCGCGCGACGTGGCCGCGCAATACGGGATTCCACAGCGATTCGACGTCGCAGGTCTCGCCGTGTTCGAGACAGACGAACCCCTGCGATCCCGGTTTCTTGTAGTACCAGTCCGGCAGGCTGTACGCCGAACCGACAATGAGAAACGGCACCCATTTCAGGCCGCTTTGTTTGTAGACTTCCACGAACGCGTCGTACACGCTCCAATCGTAGCGGCCCTCTTCGGGTTCGCAAAGGTTCCAGCGGACATACCCCTCATGGCTCGTCACGCCCAACGATTTCAGCGCCGGCGCCGCGCCGCGCAACGCGCGGACCATGTGTGAAACGTCCTGTTTTCGCGCGGGATCGAATCCGCCGACAATGAATTCGCCGCCATCGCCGATCTCGACCAGCCGCTTCACCCGGGCAAGGTCCAGGGTGTCGAGATGGTCCGCGAAATCCGGACGGCGCCGGGTCAAATACATCGAACGGACGAAAAGCGGCGCGCCGCTGATCCGAAAATCCGCGCCCAGGTTTTCCCCGTTGCGGAATCGGGGCGAGGCCAACAGAAATACGGCCTTTTCCCATGTTTTCCGGCCTCCGCACAGGCCGCCCCATTGATCCTCGTTGTGCAGGTACCGCGCGCTGTGCGCTTCTCCGGTTGCGCTGTCGTATTCGGCCTGGATGATGCCGCCCGGCGCATGATCGAAATACTCGATCACAAGATAAACCGGCCCTTCCGCTCCTTCCGCGCGCGAATCGTCAATATCGAAATAGAGGTAAACGGACGGCGGCGTCGAACCCGGTTGGTTCGCGATACACGGTGCGCCATCCTGTTTAGTCCATGTGGTCGCGCCATCCGCGCCCGACAACACGCGCAGGCCGTTTTCCTCCGCGCCCGATGGCGTGGCGCGCCATGAAAGCCCTTCGAGACCATCGCCGAATGCCGCCGCGGCCAAAGCCGCCGCACTAATGAAACCGATTGCCCGGATCATGCCGTTTCTCCTTGGT
This genomic window from Candidatus Hydrogenedentota bacterium contains:
- a CDS encoding glycosyl hydrolase family 28-related protein, translating into MNGWIVAMVLMGGILCAGQACAADGKKTSEWPVVDFGAAGDGETDDTAAFQKAIDKAAEKGGVVRVPAGRFKLAGSLQLKPGITVKGAGESPMAIEPLTGSVLLATGGRDDESAPALFEMGHSCAVMGVTIWYPEQQPTDIRPYPWTFHLAGFDNTVENVTLINSYNGIRVGPEPNVRHRIRSVYGCVLRRGLLVDNCTDIGRVENVQFHCHWWSASATGGAWDPVFNYMVANLEAFVFGRTDWEYAMNNFVFPAKIGWRFIKTEAGACNGQFTGNGADACETAVQVDAIQPMGLLITGGQFVAFTGADPVEVRISDTCNGNVRFVNCAFWGPALHNAVIKGTGFVSFSDCYFSSWKDDAKDKPLVIVESGRIQVNNSTFATGQPSIELGPQVAHAIIQGNNGHEGVRVIDNTGGRAVLSNNEPQKSPS
- a CDS encoding FAD-dependent thymidylate synthase; translation: MKFVEPKVFLVGETRAVESGLQAYFDHVGVSDWKTDAPSDAERLCEIFGRLCYRSFEPGLNPNVTRVRQGNAPYLRHIEEVGHGSVLEHATVNFIFADVSRVFTHELVRHRAGVAISQESLRFVRLDALSAYVPTVIRENEEGMTLFAKTLEQLEAIQRQLAGVYGIEEETSFDKKKKLTSAFRRIAPDGVATTIGWSSNFRTLRHVIERRTDPAAEEEIRLVFGLVHEILRDRYPNVFGDYTVELVDGLPWVKTPHGKI
- a CDS encoding beta-galactosidase; protein product: MIRAIGFISAAALAAAAFGDGLEGLSWRATPSGAEENGLRVLSGADGATTWTKQDGAPCIANQPGSTPPSVYLYFDIDDSRAEGAEGPVYLVIEYFDHAPGGIIQAEYDSATGEAHSARYLHNEDQWGGLCGGRKTWEKAVFLLASPRFRNGENLGADFRISGAPLFVRSMYLTRRRPDFADHLDTLDLARVKRLVEIGDGGEFIVGGFDPARKQDVSHMVRALRGAAPALKSLGVTSHEGYVRWNLCEPEEGRYDWSVYDAFVEVYKQSGLKWVPFLIVGSAYSLPDWYYKKPGSQGFVCLEHGETCDVESLWNPVLRGHVARFIQAFCEHYRDTGVIESILLGVTGNYGEAIYVATGNDWTADIHGPYHTHSGYWAGDPYAVKDFQQWLTKHYADIAALNKAWNAQIADFAAVRPFLRKDAPNDRAWLDFCQWYIGAMTDWSRFWMQETRKHFPKGGIYLCTGGHAPPEHGADFGDQCKAAAEIGGGVRITNEGSDYRANFSLTRWVASAGRQYGAYYSFEPAGEVNAQGVIARIYGATTSGALGLHYYYPNLFGSDAARENFVRWGRFFKQRDPNIEVAVYYPETFIRLNGNEFLGKVQPLRDCFDFDFMSDGQILDGGLKSIRALVLVNGNVSEAAVWATVAEWVKNGGLLLYPSGMGRLRTVEGDDQFHEALFGSQAEPGKGRVVVFDGKGTQAGYRAAVSGALVRARELGAATRAVIAADGREDQVYAALCGRDEVLWLNYTPHKVKKGNKVLPPYSIVSQHVRAIAAGRHDGW